A window of Metopolophium dirhodum isolate CAU chromosome 6, ASM1992520v1, whole genome shotgun sequence genomic DNA:
AAATTGAAGGCTCCGGTAGTTGAATGTTTAGGTTGGAACAAAAGAAGAAACAATTTTCATACATTTAGAATCCTTTTAACACAGAGgaatagaatatttataatattattattaaacaatatcttTCTCTAGATAAGTTGATCAATTTAGTAACTCATAACgacaatattaaacaataatcagAAGTTAAATTGATCATAATGTTATACTaacaatatttaagtttaaaatatatgagaaTGAGATGCATAAGTTCAGACTTCAGTTATTTTAAGACAAAAAAAGttctaaaatgtttagttattaGATAAAGGAATTATTAAAAAGCAGttaagtgaaaaaatatttttatatgcaacattctatcaaatattaaaaaaaaaataatatattttcatgctatttttatcaataactcACAATTGAAACAGTTTTTATCATGTAAAATTCTGGTTTTAATCCTAAAATTATGACATTATTAAATTAGGATTTAGAAAAATTGTAGTTATTATATCAAAACGAATATCGGGATtcttatgataatttaaatacctgGACACCTggtgtataacaatatttagtaagtttttcttaatatttattagttatgtaGATATGTGATTAATAAACTACAGTATATGAGCTGCTAAAAGTTGaagaaaaaattatctagaACTAGCATTACTGAAACCACTAGTCAGGCACGGCTCAAAGGGGTAGGTGACCTAGGCCTATGCCTAAGGCggcattttaaaaaaagtgatattattatttaaggtgcgtcaaaatttgattttgcctgAGCCGGTTCTGCATACTATcgatgacattatattataaagaatatttacATACATCACAAGCTATCACAAGATTTGGGTACCATTTCTTTAACAATGGTAAAGCTTGAATAACTGGATTTTCAAGAGAATCGGCATGTGTTCCGTATTGGtccttttaataaaaaaaaagttgtcaaTATTTTTCCacaaacttaattaaaattaataaattacttttgataACTTATTGATCACACCAAAAATTAAGATGGATTTAAGCCCTGCCTCAACAACTGGATCCAACATGGCTTTGACATGGTTTAACCCTTGTCGATAGATTCCTGGCATAGATTTTATTTCTTCTCTTACGTCCTTTTCATCtctaataaacatatattttaaattattccaaaaccataattaatttaaatctacAGTGAAGGTACTtacaaaatgaaaataggatacattaaatttataggAGTAATTTGAGTATTTTGACACTGCCATTGCCTAAGAGTGTCGTTAAAATATCCACTATGAATAACTTTATTTGGATAACTCATTTTATAAAACTCTACACGACAAgttaagaacaaaaaaaattagaattcaaAGAGACATAAAgctgtaattatttatgttaaaaattatgaaaacagtGATAAATAACgatattaggtattaattattatatgcaatttAATCTAACAATATGTCTCTGAAACCATTGGAGTGTTAAACGGTCAATTATCATTCTAAGTGTCAAattattaatggtttttaacTCTACGAGTGTACAAATGATGTTTTgtcagtataaattaataattatactattatagtgatagttatatatattatattatatttttgtcacgGCTTACTTTTAAATAGTAATTCGCGTGACACGGAATCAGGCAGGTTATCACTAACTAGTAACTATTCATGACATCAGTTATCATGTAAAAAATGAAACTGAAAAGTGCAATGCTAACAGCCACGATTTGAGTCAGTGTTTCCCAACCTTGGGGGCTCGAGTACCTGAGCCTTTTGTTGGAGTGGGTTAGGAGACACAAGCAGTCATCATGAAgtagaatttgtttttatttcagaGTGAATGGACAAAACGACAAATTAATGACAACAATGTATCGGGTTCAGATCATAGATAATGAAGATATGGAACGGTATTTAGTTGTAATTGCGATGATCCAATTTAGGCTAAATAAGTATTACCATTATCGAATATCTAATTAAAAGGGCctctattaaatttaacataggcgtggggCGTCGCCTATCGATATTATCTACTCTACCACGATgtccataaattaattattttcaatttataagaAGGGGGAGCGAGAAATAGAAATTTGAAAATCTATAAAGGGGGCGTAGAATAGAAAAGGATGGGAAACACTGATTTAAGTAGACAGTAACTGCAGTTCATAGACCTATAAAAGGTTATAGGTCTATGCTGCTGTTACAATGACAACATGACgtatgtactatttttttttaatgcaattaataataattattattaattgcattttgtttttcattaatcTGATTCTGACTGtagaacttaaataatattttagagttaaattatacactttcGTACACACCATGTGTGGTCAGCTGTCTAGTCTACCATAGGCAATATACTGCTCACATaatcacaaaaacctagcaaTAGCAGAGCATTGCTGTGTCCAGCTAGTATCAAATATACTGTAACACTTTTTAAGCTATCTGTAACTatgacaaatttttaaaatgttataaattatttttcagttagaaattaaagtttttttttcagctaagattaaaaattttaaaaaagaacaaCTCTTTAACTAGaaataataagtcaattttttaatttaataggacAAAGATTTAACTTTTAAGGTATCAGGTTTTGATTTATGAACCATTATCACCTTAAGTCATATAGTCGtagtttaggtatatattatgatttcttGAGACCAGTGGGCTAGCCAGACAGTTAGAGAAGTCCGTAATCAACTACATTCGCAATTTGTATCTTGTATATTTAAGTTACTATCGTTGTAATTGATAACTTGTTGTGTTTCTCAATAAACGATGGGGGCCGGGGAGCTGTAATGCAAATCACGGTTCTCTCCCGTCCTcaatattacgaaaaaaaaattttacattattatataacatggaTATTATGTACCTTGTATAGTAGTAGAGTAAGTAGCAATAAtagcatatttataaaaatcaccGACAACATACCAAGATAGAATAGTTCTTTAATAGAATGAACTGGAAACGAAAGCATAATCAGTAATCACCAAGCTGTTGTCGGGGGAAAGATATCAAGTGCGTATTTAGCTTGAGCTGTAGTCGtgtaataaatttatgtattaatttgtgCACacagttgtatttttatttcaataaataaattaagtggAATCTGTTGGAATATTCTCTTTTTTACATAACTACTTGTAATAGATACTATGTattcgaaaaaacaaaaaacaaaaattttatgtttatttttttttattgttataaaaaaaaccatttcaaACTAAAGCTGGAACATAGTAACCACTATCCCTCAGGACTTGGTTGTATGGTTCGACTGCCTTCTTTACTTTCTTGTTGGCTTCTCTGgtcaatttctaaaaataaaaacaaagttgaatataatcaaatttataaatagatgTGGTAACAAAAATAACTTAGACTAGAGatagaaaatattgaatattatacaactttacaattataataaagaaatgtAAAACCTtaacatgttatattatgcaaCTTTAACcgtataattgaaaattataattcattggTAACAAGTAActactcaacaaataaatatatattttgatcacataaaaatttgttattcagTGTTAAAGAACATTGTTATTATCGTGACAAATTATACaggtatgaatttttttttcaagaaaagATAATCTTTGGCATGCGGTAATTaggcaatattatttattaattaaaaaatttaaattattgaaaaaataaatttcatgttaATATTTAGCTGgggtataatattcatacattaaaaatattaaataataatatccgttATCATAATGTGTTAACTTACGTGTCTGATCTTCAAACGCTGGGCACGTTTGGCTTCACGTTCTACACGACGTGCTTCATAGTCTTTGACTACATGTTGGTATTTCCATCCAACTTCATGTGATAGACGACCAACATCACAGTATTTACGTCCACGTTGCAGACTCAACATTCTCATAGCTAAAGGTACAACCATTGTTTTTTGAGATGTGTAACGAGCTGGGATATCTTCATATGCCTTCATACGCCTTAAAGCTTGTTGTCCACGTGTTGTTTTATGAGGGATCATacctgaaaaaataataaaagtgcaaatttaaaatcttttcaatataggtaatatagaacAAAGTTTAAgtgttcatacaattttgatattttagcaTCTGAAtctgtacaattttatttgtaatttttcggtttcacattttattttattttgttaatttaattattcaaggagattttaagatttaaagGGACTTCTATTGCTGACAATTTTAGCTAAAAGACCttaagttttgacaaaattaaaattagtttacgTTATCCAATTtggattatgaaaaaaaaattgaactctGTAGAAAATTCTCTATAGATAATAGATTGTACAAAAcagtttatacaaattaaatctaaaaaatcttgaaaatatgagtttttccaaatcataattcatattaatggGATTCGATAccatgattttctgtttttgtctaacacacacgcaacataggattttagactggttctttgccaaacatactaattgatctaatgaagcaataagaattctaaaaacagatttgaatttgtcgtcaagtttacttaaaatcgactttcccacattttagattttttgattttaatttctccaaAAATGTTAACtcttttaatatgacatttttaggaatcTGGGGGATAATATGAAACATGcaggaaagtcgatttcaagtagacttgacgacaaattcaaatctgttctCAGTATTCTTATTGCTTCAATAGATtgattggaatgtttggcaaaaataCTATGTTGCGCGTGTGTTAAACAAAAACAGTAAGTCACGGTATCGAAGCCCCTTAAAAACAATAGTGTCATTTTTTTGCTGAATTAAAATCAGACATTTACTaacttaaattttgtcaaatcaATAAGTGAGTTGTTGTAAAAgttttatactaaattttatattattatcgagttATTGGCATGTGCATGTGCGTACAAGAGTAGTACCCGCATAGAATTTCACTCACACTTACTTATACTCATTAACAAAAAACTATAGATCCAGGGCTGCTAAAActagattataaattatctgAATGTTGTCCTCCCTAAAATAATAGCTGTAGCAAGGCCCCTTGATTAAAATCTTCTGCTAAAATGCCAAGACATAAATAAGTATGCTATGTTTTTCTAGATTTTAATGTGTCAAAATAtcgaacaaacaaaaaatactcATTTAAATGGTACCATGTGACATTTGTTATTTTACTACTCCtcttattagaatattttattcaatgagTATAATACG
This region includes:
- the LOC132947428 gene encoding large ribosomal subunit protein uL13, translated to MAPKHGLFNKRIYIDAKEHLLGKLASYVAKAILQGNKVVVFNCDKINIAGSFYRNKIKYLSFLRKRCNVNPARGPFHHRAPRCIFRRTVRGMIPHKTTRGQQALRRMKAYEDIPARYTSQKTMVVPLAMRMLSLQRGRKYCDVGRLSHEVGWKYQHVVKDYEARRVEREAKRAQRLKIRHKLTREANKKVKKAVEPYNQVLRDSGYYVPALV